One part of the Musa acuminata AAA Group cultivar baxijiao chromosome BXJ1-5, Cavendish_Baxijiao_AAA, whole genome shotgun sequence genome encodes these proteins:
- the LOC135673211 gene encoding protein GRAVITROPIC IN THE LIGHT 1-like, whose product MESTRVTAPPKFGTLARTFNKILHLHRSVDISANGAGVAPEKDDYSIPKLKLSQNFSEHSSILSEGVSEFYKVEHEKQPQNLSSSEIEAMESLLANLFASISAIKAAYAQLQMAQSPYDPDSIQSSDLAIVSELKRVSELKHSYFTTDFIIPHTSFESQSALAAQIEEQHNLIKTYRITTNKLKADFKLKDSEICSLQFELLEAEKNNRTLESKLHPGRSLSALDGLHPSGLNPTHFLSVLRFTFKSIQSFVKLMVKEMESAGWDLGAAAGAIQPDVLHCNKPAHWTFAFQSYVCQKMFSDFHHKSYNLAAMEDRSMWGWRQFFDEFTQLRYVEHIQKLSQHSAIANFFRVKYLALVHRKMELSFFGNLDQRAIVSSDQSFPNSAFFAAFAEMARRVWLLHCLFFSFGEPESNRSIFQVRRGSRFSEVYMESIVEDKDVATKCRPATVGFTVVPGFRVRWTLIQSKVYLLPSTSDDNQWQ is encoded by the coding sequence ATGGAGTCCACCAGAGTGACAGCACCACCAAAGTTTGGAACACTAGCTCGGACTTTTAACAAGATCCTTCACCTCCACCGTTCTGTCGATATCTCTGCCAATGGTGCCGGAGTTGCCCCTGAAAAAGATGACTACTCAATCCCCAAGCTCAAGCTCTCACAAAACTTCAGTGAACATTCCAGCATCCTTTCTGAAGGTGTCAGTGAGTTCTACAAGGTTGAACATGAGAAGCAGCCACAGAATCTCTCCTCAAGTGAGATAGAAGCCATGGAGTCCCTTCTTGCTAATCTCTTTGCAAGCATCTCTGCCATTAAAGCGGCTTACGCCCAGCTCCAGATGGCACAGTCACCGTATGATCCTGACTCAATACAGTCTTCTGACCTCGCCATTGTGTCTGAACTCAAACGTGTCTCAGAGCTCAAGCACTCCTACTTCACGACCGACTTCATCATCCCTCACACCTCATTTGAGTCTCAGTCAGCACTTGCTGCCCAGATTGAGGAGCAGCACAATCTAATCAAGACCTACCGGATCACCACGAACAAGCTTAAAGCTGATTTTAAGCTCAAGGATTCGGAGATCTGCTCACTTCAGTTTGAGCTTCTTGAGGCAGAGAAAAATAACCGAACTTTGGAGTCAAAGCTCCATCCTGGTCGATCCCTCTCAGCCTTGGATGGCCTTCACCCTTCTGGCTTAAATCCCACCCATTTCCTTTCTGTTCTTCGGTTCACCTTCAAATCTATTCAATCCTTTGTCAAGCTTATGGTGAAGGAAATGGAGTCAGCTGGGTGGGACCTTGGTGCCGCCGCAGGTGCAATCCAACCTGATGTTCTCCACTGTAACAAGCCTGCTCATTGGACGTTTGCTTTCCAGTCCTATGTCTGCCAGAAGATGTTCTCTGATTTCCACCATAAAAGTTACAACCTTGCTGCCATGGAAGATAGGTCGATGTGGGGTTGGCGTCAGTTCTTTGATGAATTCACTCAGCTGAGATATGTTGAGCATATTCAGAAGCTAAGCCAGCACTCTGCGATTGCAAATTTTTTCAGGGTGAAGTATCTGGCTCTGGTGCATCGGAAGATGGAATTATCCTTTTTTGGCAATCTTGATCAGAGGGCCATTGTGAGTTCAGACCAGAGTTTCCCAAACTCGGCATTCTTTGCTGCATTTGCAGAAATGGCGAGGCGAGTGTGGCTCCTCCACTGCTTGTTCTTCTCATTCGGAGAACCAGAGTCGAACCGGTCAATTTTTCAGGTGCGGCGAGGGAGCCGGTTCTCTGAGGTCTACATGGAAAGCATTGTGGAGGACAAGGATGTTGCAACCAAGTGCAGGCCGGCCACGGTTGGGTTCACAGTTGTCCCTGGATTCAGAGTAAGGTGGACACTGATCCAAAGCAAGGTCTACCTCTTACCATCAACTTCAGATGACAATCAATGGCAATGA
- the LOC135673212 gene encoding uncharacterized protein LOC135673212 — protein MYSPARLLIYASPVPQQPTTSLRRVSRRSHHRFATRGCSTTASAAMDPRLQPQPDVDRLWADEIRYLHSLWRRGPPPNRNRNPRVSSGPDLLRATPVAFKRDSQRKEGIPSEKAASPRRPDEAGTSDPPLVDSWAKLASLTAPNPNPPTAWADVAPPPVVERPPVSAEEQARLAAAQLHHDGLKASQDFFSKIDESDDEEEAHEEEEEDDKEEKDERQSEAFKFFMELFEKDDELTEYYKKNHDKGEFSCFACAATGTKRVRKFGNCLGLVQHANSISRRGGGEHIGHWRELCARFFVGTPLGLPALFLIWVTLVASPLPGLPKPRTKM, from the exons ATGTACTCCCCGGCGCGCTTGTTGATTTATGCTTCCCCCGTTCCCCAACAGCCAACGACTTCACTCCGCCGCGTCAGCCGTCGGTCACATCACCGCTTCGCTACGCGAGGCTGCTCCACGACCGCCTCCGCCGCCATGGATCCCCGACTTCAGCCGCAGCCCGACGTCGATCGCCTCTGGGCGGATGAAATCCGCTACCTCCACTCCCTTTGGCGGCGCGGCCCCCCTCCCAATCGCAACCGAAACCCTAGAGTTAGTTCCGGCCCCGACCTCCTCCGTGCCACCCCGGTCGCATTCAAAAGGGACTCGCAGCGGAAGGAGGGGATACCGTCGGAGAAGGCCGCTTCCCCTCGCCGCCCCGACGAGGCCGGGACCTCCGATCCGCCGCTCGTCGACTCCTGGGCGAAATTGGCCTCCCTCACCGCGCCGAATCCAAATCCGCCCACCGCGTGGGCCGATGTGGCGCCCCCGCCGGTCGTCGAGAGGCCTCCCGTTTCCGCCGAGGAGCAGGCCCGACTAGCCGCGGCTCAACTCCATCACGACGGATTGAAGGCCTCCCAGGACTTCTTCTCCAAAATTGACGAATCCGATGATGAAGAGGAAGcgcatgaggaggaggaggaagacgataAGGAGGAGAAGGATGAAAGACAATCGGAAGCTTTCAAGTTCTTTATGGAACTATTTGAGAAGGATGATGAGCTTACGGAGTACTATAAGAAGAATCATGACAAAGGGGAGTTCTCTTGCTTTGCCTGTGCAGCCACTGGGACGAAGAGGGTGAGGAAGTTCGGGAACTGTTTGGGGCTCGTGCAGCACGCAAACTCAATATCAAGACGAGGAGGAGGGGAGCACATCGGGCACTGGCGAGAGCTGTGTGCCAGGTTCTTTGTTGGGACACCATTAGGTCTGCCGGCGTTGTTCTTGATTTGGGTGACACTGGTGGCCAGTCCTCTGCCGGGGCTGCCAAAACCCAG AACAAAGATGTGA
- the LOC135673213 gene encoding mitogen-activated protein kinase 1 isoform X1 — protein sequence MEGGAQPTDTEMAEAGGQPPPSAAAPPSQGPENIQETLSHGGRFIQYNMFGNVFEVTSKYKPPIMPIGKGAYGIVCSALNSETGEQVAIKKIANAFDNKIDAKRTLREIKLLRHLDHENIVAIRDIIPPPVRETFNDVYIAYELMDTDLHQIIRSNQALSEEHCQYFLYQILRGLKYIHSASVLHRDLKPSNLLLNANCDLKICDFGLARTTSETDFMTEYVVTRWYRAPELLLNSSEYTAAIDVWSVGCIFMELMDRKPLFPGRDHVHQLRLLMELIGTPNEADLDFVNENARRYIRQLPRHPRQSFPEKFPHVHPTAIDLVERMLTFDPRQRITVEDALAHPYLASLHDISDEPVCMMPFSFDFEQHALSEEQMKELIYREALAFNPEYQQ from the exons ATGGAGGGAGGAGCTCAACCGACGGATACCGAGATGGCGGAGGCCGGAGGGCAGCCGCCTCCGTCGGCCGCAGCACCGCCGTCGCAGGGGCCGGAGAACATCCAGGAGACGCTCAGCCACGGCGGGCGATTCATCCAGTACAATATGTTCGGGAACGTCTTTGAGGTTACCTCCAAATACAAGCCACCCATCATGCCCATCGGGAAGGGCGCGTACGGCATCGTCTG CTCGGCTTTGAACTCGGAGACCGGCGAACAGGTGGCGATCAAGAAGATAGCCAACGCATTCGACAATAAGATCGATGCGAAGAGGACGCTGCGTGAGATAAAACTTCTCAGGCACCTGGACCACGAAAAT ATTGTTGCAATCAGAGACATAATACCACCCCCTGTACGTGAGACATTTAATGATGTCTATATTGCTTATGAGTTAATGGACACTGATCTTCATCAAATTATCCGTTCAAATCAAGCTCTTTCTGAGGAGCATTGTCAG TATTTTCTTTATCAGATTCTTCGGGGGCTAAAATACATACACTCAGCAAGTGTTCTCCACAGAGACCTAAAACCAAGCAATCTCCTCTTAAATGCCAACTGTGATCTGAAAATCTGTGACTTTGGGCTCGCTCGTACTACCTCAGAAACTGATTTTATGACAGAATATGTTGTCACAAGATGGTACCGAGCTCCAGAACTTTTGCTTAATTCTTCAGAATATACTGCAGCAATTGATGTGTGGTCTGTTGGCTGCATCTTTATGGAACTGATGGACCGGAAGCCTCTATTTCCTGGAAGGGATCATGTGCACCAGCTACGTTTATTGATGGAA CTTATTGGCACTCCAAATGAAGCtgatttggattttgtgaatgaaAATGCAAGAAGATATATTCGCCAGCTTCCACGTCATCCACGACAGTCCTTTCCTGAAAAATTTCCCCATGTTCACCCTACAGCTATTGATCTTGTTGAGAGGATGTTAACATTTGATCCTAGACAGAGAATAACTG TTGAAGATGCTCTTGCACATCCCTATTTGGCATCTTTACATGACATCAGTGACGAACCAGTTTGCATGATGCCCTTCAGCTTTGACTTTGAGCAGCACGCACTCTCCGAAGAACAGATGAAAGAGCTCATCTACAGAGAGGCCCTCGCATTCAACCCAGAGTACCAGCAATAA
- the LOC135673213 gene encoding mitogen-activated protein kinase 1 isoform X2, whose amino-acid sequence MPDNLVNCLGLTVSIEVLFYMCRINYDGSKTCSRSCAGVKTMITLEVREFDESSDSRRRFYGNKSEKSMSLPKKLVGTRQVDRRKSRSFPEVRRSITEGSSDDRRKFAGSSPEEAIDAPEQVAYFLYQILRGLKYIHSASVLHRDLKPSNLLLNANCDLKICDFGLARTTSETDFMTEYVVTRWYRAPELLLNSSEYTAAIDVWSVGCIFMELMDRKPLFPGRDHVHQLRLLMELIGTPNEADLDFVNENARRYIRQLPRHPRQSFPEKFPHVHPTAIDLVERMLTFDPRQRITVEDALAHPYLASLHDISDEPVCMMPFSFDFEQHALSEEQMKELIYREALAFNPEYQQ is encoded by the exons atgccggacaacttggttaattgcttaggattaactgtctcgatcgaagttttgttttacatgtgcaggattaactacgatggaagtaagacatgcagcaggagttgcgccggagtcaagacaatgatcacgttggaagttcgagagttcgacgaaagttcggacagtcgtcggaggttctacgggaacaaatctgagaagtccatgagcttgccaaagaagctcgtcggaactcgccaagtggatcgtcgcaaatccaggagttttccggaagtccgcaggagcatcaccgagggttcatcggatgatcgacggaagttcgccggaagctcgccggaagaagcgattgacgcaccggagcaagttgca TATTTTCTTTATCAGATTCTTCGGGGGCTAAAATACATACACTCAGCAAGTGTTCTCCACAGAGACCTAAAACCAAGCAATCTCCTCTTAAATGCCAACTGTGATCTGAAAATCTGTGACTTTGGGCTCGCTCGTACTACCTCAGAAACTGATTTTATGACAGAATATGTTGTCACAAGATGGTACCGAGCTCCAGAACTTTTGCTTAATTCTTCAGAATATACTGCAGCAATTGATGTGTGGTCTGTTGGCTGCATCTTTATGGAACTGATGGACCGGAAGCCTCTATTTCCTGGAAGGGATCATGTGCACCAGCTACGTTTATTGATGGAA CTTATTGGCACTCCAAATGAAGCtgatttggattttgtgaatgaaAATGCAAGAAGATATATTCGCCAGCTTCCACGTCATCCACGACAGTCCTTTCCTGAAAAATTTCCCCATGTTCACCCTACAGCTATTGATCTTGTTGAGAGGATGTTAACATTTGATCCTAGACAGAGAATAACTG TTGAAGATGCTCTTGCACATCCCTATTTGGCATCTTTACATGACATCAGTGACGAACCAGTTTGCATGATGCCCTTCAGCTTTGACTTTGAGCAGCACGCACTCTCCGAAGAACAGATGAAAGAGCTCATCTACAGAGAGGCCCTCGCATTCAACCCAGAGTACCAGCAATAA
- the LOC135673214 gene encoding uncharacterized acetyltransferase At3g50280-like, with protein MVSSPPLFQHESTCTVKPRVALPRTPCHLTPWDLCTLSMHYIQNGLLFSNRHSSLPADDAVRSLETALSIALLHFPPLAGRLVSEIAYDDEGQPAGMHAFVVCGDRGAEFTLAVAKHITVADVLSPSDDEPSFVEAFFPLNGVVNYDGRSLPLLAVQFTELADGFFLACSFNHAVGDGAAYWHFFNSWAEIARNAGAGGLSRPPVHERWFIDGRENTPLTLPYTHPDKFIERFASTVLCHEKVFHFSPESIAHLKAKANRECGTDSISSFQAISSLVWRSITRARDLPPQKKTSCSLAIDNRHRLRPPLSPDYFGNSVDIIEATATAGELLAPGLGWGAWLIHQAVADHTDRAVREAMTAWMAGPAMYKLSGHDTCGVKMGSSPRFDVYRCDFGWGKPAAVRSGRANKYEGKVTFHPGREGGGSMDLEIRLEPECMKALQCDEEFTSAVCPPPELEII; from the coding sequence ATGGTTTCCAGTCCGCCATTGTTTCAGCACGAGTCCACATGCACTGTGAAGCCCAGGGTTGCGCTTCCCAGAACACCTTGCCACCTGACTCCATGGGACCTCTGCACGTTGTCAATGCACTACATCCAGAACGGCCTCCTGTTCTCCAACCGCCACTCCTCCCTCCCGGCCGACGACGCCGTCCGCAGCCTCGAAACCGCTCTCTCCATCGCACTCCTCCACTTCCCTCCTCTCGCCGGCCGCCTCGTGTCCGAAATTGCTTACGACGATGAGGGCCAGCCGGCCGGCATGCACGCATTCGTCGTCTGTGGTGACCGAGGTGCCGAGTTTACCCTCGCCGTAGCCAAGCACATCACCGTCGCCGACGTGCTGTCGCCGTCGGATGACGagccctctttcgtcgaggccttcTTTCCCCTCAACGGAGTTGTCAACTACGACGGCCGGTCTCTGCCTCTACTTGCGGTGCAGTTCACCGAGCTGGCCGACGGCTTCTTTCTCGCGTGCTCCTTCAATCATGCGGTCGGCGACGGCGCCGCCTATTGGCACTTCTTTAACTCTTGGGCGGAAATAGCAAGGAACGCTGGAGCCGGAGGCCTCTCACGTCCTCCGGTACACGAGCGGTGGTTCATCGATGGCCGTGAGAATACTCCCCTTACGCTTCCTTACACTCACCCCgataagttcatcgaaagatttgCATCGACGGTACTGTGTCATGAGAAGGTGTTCCACTTCTCACCGGAATCCATTGCTCATCTGAAAGCCAAAGCCAATCGAGAATGCGGAACCGACTCCATCTCCTCTTTCCAGGCCATCTCCTCGCTGGTGTGGAGGTCCATCACGCGGGCTCGCGACCTGCCGCCCCAAAAGAAGACCAGCTGCAGCCTGGCCATCGATAACCGCCATCGTCTGCGGCCGCCGCTCTCGCCGGACTACTTCGGCAACTCGGTGGACATCATCGAGGCGACCGCGACGGCGGGAGAGCTGCTGGCCCCGGGGCTGGGTTGGGGCGCATGGCTGATCCACCAGGCCGTGGCAGACCACACCGACAGGGCCGTCAGGGAGGCGATGACGGCATGGATGGCGGGGCCGGCGATGTACAAGCTGAGCGGGCATGACACGTGTGGCGTCAAGATGGGGAGCTCGCCGAGGTTCGACGTCTACAGGTGCGACTTCGGGTGGGGGAAGCCAGCGGCGGTGCGGAGCGGCAGAGCGAACAAGTACGAGGGGAAGGTGACGTTCCATCCGGGGAGGGAGGGGGGAGGGAGCATGGATTTGGAGATCCGCTTGGAGCCGGAGTGCATGAAGGCGCTGCAGTGCGACGAAGAGTTCACGAGTGCCGTTTGCCCACCTCCGGAGCTGGAGATCATCTAG
- the LOC135673215 gene encoding transcription factor TCP4-like: MKNAKAAIDELAELPPWSPSATVAAAQAASSRRHPPPSTQLLSAEQTIGESSSKPVAVADPALSTAFSFGVGGGDGGNEGNTFLPPSLDTDSIADTIKSFFPMAAAATPPSSSPSIGFLSYSPELPSRTSGQAQDLRLSLQSFQDPIFHNPESGHHHHHHHSQYHQSPTPSRHDAHFPSSAQLASDAAGWAEQSHRIAPWNMVDSSGGGGGYVFSFPPPQAAPLHSLLGQSLFFSQRGPLQSSNSPAVRAWADPVDAAADHRMQPALYPSMPSIGFASGASFPGFRIPARIQGEEEHDGHNDKPPSAASASRH; this comes from the coding sequence ATGAAGAACGCCAAGGCCGCCATCGACGAGCTCGCCGAGCTTCCGCCTTGGAGCCCCTCCGCCACAGTCGCAGCCGCCCAGGCCGCCTCCTCCCGCCGCCACCCTCCGCCGTCCACTCAGCTCCTCTCCGCCGAGCAGACCATCGGGGAGTCCAGCAGCAAACCGGTTGCCGTTGCCGATCCAGCTCTTTCTACTGCTTTTAGTTTCGGCGTCGGCGGGGGCGACGGCGGCAACGAAGGTAATacctttcttcctccttccttggACACCGACTCCATTGCCGACACTATCAAGTCCTTTTTCCCAATGGCTGCTGCTGCAACTCCGCCGTCTTCTAGCCCTTCCATCGGTTTCCTGTCCTACTCGCCGGAACTTCCGTCACGTACCAGTGGCCAAGCTCAAGACCTCCGCCTCTCCCTCCAATCCTTCCAAGACCCGATCTTTCACAACCCAGAATCCggccaccatcaccaccaccaccacagccAGTACCACCAGAGCCCAACTCCTTCTAGGCACGATGCACATTTCCCGAGCTCCGCCCAGCTGGCCTCCGATGCGGCCGGCTGGGCCGAGCAGAGCCACCGGATTGCTCCGTGGAATATGGTGGACTCGAGTGGCGGCGGTGGGGGATACGTGTTCAGTTTCCCACCGCCTCAGGCGGCGCCGCTGCACTCTTTGCTCGGACAAAGCCTGTTCTTTTCTCAGAGGGGACCCCTTCAGTCCAGTAACTCGCCCGCGGTTCGTGCTTGGGCCGACCCTGTGGACGCCGCAGCCGACCACCGGATGCAACCTGCGCTTTATCCATCCATGCCATCCATCGGATTCGCATCCGGTGCCAGTTTCCCAGGGTTCCGCATCCCGGCACGGATCCAGGGCGAAGAGGAGCACGACGGCCACAACGACAAGCCGCCCTCTGCTGCCTCTGCTTCTCGCCACTGA
- the LOC135673216 gene encoding uncharacterized protein LOC135673216 translates to MSCSSASLLVAPLLLPHHSKKLILPRRRARAAITSSLRLGVEDLAELAHNKVLVAAAISGAVGQLSKPLTSAIRTGKGIDLWAAVSAGGMPSTHSAAVAAAATSLGLERGFSDSIFGMSVVFAFLVMYDAQGVRREVGSHAKILNKILSSQEEDDVQSPSSRSSSVNCEKMSPFASISEKAESYGQNSESYSFLRPGITSTKVDMPSPKVNFKVPLLKKYSNYPLLNESVGHTEVQVLVGAILGLIVSVAVDVIL, encoded by the exons ATGTCGTGTTCCTCTGCGTCTCTACTCGTagctcctctccttcttccccaCCATTCCAAGAAGCTAATTCTCCCACGTCGACGAGCCAGAGCTGCCATCACTTCCTCTCTACGCCTCGGAGTGGAAGACCTCGCCGAGCTGGCCCACAACAAG GTGCTGGTGGCTGCTGCTATTTCCGGCGCTGTTGGGCAGCTCTCGAAGCCGCTGACGTCGGCGATCCGAACTGGGAAGGGCATCGACCTCTGGGCGGCGGTGAGTGCGGGTGGCATGCCGTCCACACATTCCGCG GCTGTTGCTGCTGCGGCAACTTCGCTTGGCCTAGAGAG GGGATTCTCGGACTCAATTTTTGGCATGTCTGTGGTCTTTGCTTTTCTCGTCATGTATGATGCGCAG GGTGTCAGAAGGGAGGTGGGCTCTCATGCTAAGAttcttaataagatactaagttcCCAAGAAGAGGACGATGTGCAAAGTCCTAGTTCTCGAAGTTCCTCGGTGAATTGTGAGAAGATGTCTCCGTTTGCCTCCATTTCAGAGAAGGCAGAGTCGTACGGACAAAATTCAGAATCTTATTCATTTCTCAGACCGGGGATTACATCCACCAAAGTAGACATGCCAAGCCCAAAAGTTAATTTTAAAGTGCCATTACTGAAGAAGTATAGCAATTACCCTCTATTGAATGAATCGGTTGGTCATACAGAGGTTCAGGTTCTGGTTGGTGCCATATTGGGTCTTATTGTGAGTGTAGCAGTCGATGTAATTTTGTAA
- the LOC135673217 gene encoding uncharacterized protein LOC135673217 yields MKRIPRIKFPQRHPPKPTGSSPPADEITFLKSNVTPQPKVATSSGDTPSYRFRSDVPAPPSNTALGGKASLLPKRTPVSDKEIEAILLGGCF; encoded by the exons ATGAAGCGGATTCCGCGAATTAAGTTCCCGCAGAGGCACCCGCCCAAGCCCACAG GATCATCGCCACCTGCTGACGAGATTACGTTCCTCAAATCAA ATGTGACGCCCCAACCCAAGGTTGCCACATCATCTGGTGACACCCCAAGTTATAGATTCCGATCAGATGTTCCTGCTCCACCTTCTAACACTGCCTTAGGTGGAAAGGCTTCACTCTTGCCAAAGCGCACACCAGTCTCAGATAAAGAGATCGAGGCTATTTTG TTGGGTGGTTGCTTTTAA